One Prodigiosinella aquatilis DNA window includes the following coding sequences:
- the mlaA gene encoding phospholipid-binding lipoprotein MlaA encodes MNFRLSGVVLTSLLLVGCASSNESAPPQRSDPFEGFNRSMFNFNYYVLDPYLIRPAAVVWRDYLPQPARNGLDNFFTNLAEPAAMINYFIEGNPYRAMVHFNRFFLNTLLGMGGFIDVASMANPKLAKDEPLRFGSTLGYYDVGYGPYIVLPGYGSATIREDGGDVVDTLYPPLSYLTFWMSAGKWMLEGLESRAQLLDSDGLLRNSSDPYLVVRDAYFQHNNFLANDGKFTPQVNPNAKSIESSLSEIDSGK; translated from the coding sequence ATGAATTTCCGCCTGAGTGGAGTGGTATTGACGAGTTTATTGCTCGTCGGATGCGCCAGTTCCAATGAGTCTGCTCCACCACAGCGTTCAGACCCTTTTGAAGGCTTTAACCGTTCTATGTTCAACTTTAACTATTATGTCCTGGATCCCTATCTGATTCGTCCTGCCGCTGTCGTCTGGCGTGATTATCTGCCGCAGCCTGCGCGTAACGGACTTGATAACTTTTTCACCAACCTGGCTGAGCCAGCTGCCATGATTAACTATTTTATCGAAGGCAATCCTTATAGAGCGATGGTGCATTTTAACCGTTTCTTTCTTAACACTTTGCTGGGAATGGGCGGTTTTATTGATGTGGCGTCTATGGCGAATCCTAAACTGGCGAAGGACGAACCACTCCGTTTCGGCAGCACGCTCGGGTATTATGATGTGGGGTATGGCCCTTACATTGTCTTGCCGGGGTATGGTAGTGCGACAATCCGTGAAGATGGTGGCGATGTCGTGGATACGCTTTATCCGCCATTGAGCTATCTGACTTTTTGGATGTCGGCAGGGAAGTGGATGTTGGAAGGATTGGAAAGCCGGGCCCAGTTGCTGGATTCCGATGGCTTGCTGCGTAATTCGTCAGATCCTTATCTGGTTGTTCGCGATGCATACTTCCAGCATAATAATTTCCTGGCTAATGATGGTAAGTTCACGCCACAGGTGAATCCCAATGCGAAATCAATTGAAAGCAGCTTGAGTGAGATAGATTCAGGCAAATAA
- a CDS encoding aminotransferase class I/II-fold pyridoxal phosphate-dependent enzyme, whose product MKLESLALHHGYVSEATTKSAAVPIYQTTSYTFDDTQHGADLFDLKVAGNIYSRIMNPTTDVLEQRLAAIEGGVGALAVASGMAAITYSIQALTEVGDNIVSTSQLYGGTYNFFAHTLPRQGVEVRMANFDDFDGLESLIDDRTKALFCESIGNPAGNIVDIARLAQIAHRHGVPVIVDNTVATPVLCRPFEHGADIVVHSLTKYIGGHGTTIGGIIIDSGKFDWVANKSRFRLLSEPDPSYHGVIYTETFGPAAYIGRCRVVPLRSTGAALSPHSAFLLLQGLETLSLRMEKHCSNAQALAAFLQNHPLVNWVNYAALPDSPYKSNCEKITSGKASGIVSFGIKGGKDAGGHFIDALKMILRLVNIGDTKSLACHPASTTHRQLNPDELARAGVSEDLVRISVGIENIEDIIGDISQALDASQK is encoded by the coding sequence ATGAAACTGGAATCGCTGGCTTTACACCACGGATATGTATCAGAAGCGACCACGAAATCGGCCGCTGTACCTATCTATCAGACAACCTCTTACACCTTTGATGATACTCAACATGGCGCTGATCTTTTCGATCTAAAAGTGGCAGGCAACATCTACAGCCGTATTATGAATCCAACGACTGACGTGCTTGAACAGAGGCTCGCCGCTATTGAAGGTGGTGTCGGTGCGTTGGCGGTTGCTTCTGGTATGGCTGCCATCACCTATTCCATACAGGCATTGACTGAAGTTGGCGATAATATCGTCAGTACCAGCCAGCTCTATGGCGGTACTTATAACTTCTTTGCACACACGCTACCGCGTCAGGGCGTTGAAGTCCGGATGGCTAACTTTGATGATTTTGACGGGCTTGAATCGCTTATCGACGATCGAACGAAAGCACTGTTTTGTGAATCTATCGGCAACCCAGCAGGCAACATTGTCGATATTGCCCGTCTTGCACAAATTGCTCACCGGCATGGTGTCCCCGTGATCGTGGATAATACGGTGGCAACGCCTGTATTGTGCCGGCCTTTCGAACACGGTGCCGATATCGTGGTTCATTCACTGACTAAGTATATTGGCGGACACGGTACGACTATTGGCGGAATAATTATCGATTCAGGAAAGTTCGATTGGGTTGCCAATAAGTCTCGCTTTCGTTTATTGAGCGAACCCGATCCTTCTTATCATGGCGTGATTTATACCGAAACGTTTGGTCCTGCTGCTTATATAGGCCGTTGCCGTGTCGTACCGCTGCGTAGTACGGGTGCTGCACTCTCGCCGCATAGCGCCTTTTTATTGCTCCAGGGGCTTGAAACATTAAGTCTTCGCATGGAGAAGCATTGTAGCAATGCACAGGCGTTAGCCGCTTTTCTTCAGAATCATCCTTTGGTTAACTGGGTTAACTACGCCGCGCTTCCTGACAGTCCTTATAAGTCGAACTGTGAAAAAATAACTTCTGGCAAGGCTTCAGGGATTGTAAGTTTTGGAATAAAGGGGGGCAAAGATGCCGGTGGACATTTCATCGATGCATTAAAAATGATCTTACGACTGGTTAATATCGGTGATACCAAGTCCCTGGCTTGTCATCCTGCCAGTACAACCCACCGACAGCTTAACCCGGATGAGTTGGCTCGCGCCGGTGTGAGTGAAGACTTAGTCAGGATTTCTGTTGGTATCGAGAATATTGAAGACATCATTGGTGATATTTCACAGGCCCTGGACGCTTCTCAAAAATAA
- the dbpA gene encoding ATP-dependent RNA helicase DbpA: MISTDFSSLPLPASQLSNLQELGYAAMTPVQAAALPAILRGEDVRAKAKTGSGKTAAFGIGLLNTIETSSFTTQSLVLCPTRELADQVSKALRRLARFTQNIKILTLCGGQPMGPQLDSLVHAPHIVVGTPGRVQEHLRKGSLSLAAMKILVLDEADRMLDMGFTEAIDNVISHTPSQRQTLLFSATYPAEIARISARVQRQPVSIEVDEEHDDTAIEQHFYETSRERRLPLLVALLSQHQPASCVVFCNTKRECQSVFDALAAQDISVLALHGDMEQRDRDQVLVRFSNHSCRVLVATDVAARGLDIKQLELVVNFELAFDPEVHVHRIGRTGRAGMQGLAISLCTPEEMNRVHLLEDYLGITVNWHQAASVGGGVVALEPEMVTLCIDGGRKAKIRPGDILGALTGDAGLTAAEVGKIDLFPVHAYVAIRKSSAKRALQQLQQGKIKGKNCKVRLLH, from the coding sequence TTGATTTCCACCGATTTTTCTTCTCTCCCACTTCCCGCGTCACAATTATCCAATTTGCAGGAACTGGGGTATGCCGCGATGACACCCGTGCAAGCGGCTGCGTTACCCGCCATTCTGCGCGGTGAAGATGTGCGGGCCAAAGCCAAAACCGGCAGTGGTAAAACGGCCGCTTTTGGTATTGGTCTACTGAACACCATTGAGACAAGTTCATTTACCACTCAGTCGTTGGTGTTATGCCCTACACGAGAGTTGGCCGATCAGGTAAGCAAAGCGCTGCGTCGACTGGCGCGGTTTACCCAAAATATTAAAATCCTGACCCTCTGTGGTGGGCAGCCGATGGGGCCACAACTGGATTCGCTGGTTCATGCTCCTCACATCGTGGTGGGAACACCGGGACGGGTTCAGGAGCATCTGCGCAAAGGATCATTGTCTTTGGCCGCGATGAAAATTCTGGTACTGGATGAAGCCGATCGTATGCTGGATATGGGGTTTACCGAGGCGATTGATAATGTGATCAGCCATACTCCATCTCAGCGACAGACATTGTTGTTTTCCGCTACGTATCCGGCGGAAATTGCGCGTATCAGCGCCCGGGTACAGCGTCAGCCAGTCAGTATCGAAGTTGATGAAGAACACGATGATACCGCTATTGAGCAGCATTTTTACGAGACATCCCGTGAACGTCGGCTTCCACTGCTGGTTGCGCTATTGAGCCAGCATCAGCCGGCCTCCTGCGTGGTGTTTTGCAATACCAAGCGTGAGTGTCAGAGCGTGTTCGACGCGCTGGCCGCACAGGATATCAGTGTGCTGGCACTGCATGGCGATATGGAGCAGCGGGATCGCGATCAGGTATTGGTCCGTTTTTCCAATCACAGCTGTCGCGTGCTGGTAGCAACGGATGTGGCCGCACGGGGGCTGGATATCAAGCAACTGGAACTGGTGGTGAATTTCGAACTGGCGTTTGATCCTGAAGTGCATGTGCATCGTATCGGACGTACCGGGCGGGCGGGTATGCAAGGGCTGGCGATCAGCCTGTGTACGCCGGAAGAGATGAATCGTGTTCATCTGCTGGAAGATTATCTCGGTATTACCGTGAACTGGCACCAGGCAGCGTCGGTAGGTGGTGGCGTGGTGGCACTGGAGCCGGAAATGGTCACGCTGTGCATTGACGGAGGACGTAAGGCTAAAATCCGTCCGGGCGATATTCTTGGTGCCCTGACAGGGGACGCTGGTTTAACCGCAGCGGAGGTGGGTAAAATCGATCTGTTTCCGGTTCATGCTTACGTGGCTATTCGTAAAAGCAGTGCCAAGCGTGCTTTGCAACAGCTTCAACAAGGGAAAATCAAGGGAAAAAACTGCAAAGTTCGGTTGTTACATTAA
- a CDS encoding alpha/beta hydrolase has translation MQKTEVDLRLAEIDQRLTMLLVPGLRDSDDEHWQSCWERRFPFWQRIRQKEWYQADLDRWVSAIRRELSACTQPVILVGHSFGALASCYVVQQKIEGIVGVMLVAPAEPMRFEIEDRIHPDLLTVPSLVFASHNDPVMTFSRAKYWAKAWGSELVDVGEGGHINAESGFGPWEYGLQRLAEFAEKIVP, from the coding sequence ATGCAGAAAACAGAAGTGGACCTGCGGCTGGCGGAAATTGACCAACGCTTAACGATGCTATTGGTGCCGGGATTACGTGACAGTGATGACGAACACTGGCAAAGCTGTTGGGAACGACGATTCCCTTTCTGGCAGCGTATTCGTCAGAAAGAGTGGTATCAGGCAGATCTTGACCGCTGGGTGTCGGCGATTCGCCGTGAGCTGTCGGCCTGTACCCAGCCGGTGATTTTAGTCGGTCACAGCTTTGGGGCACTGGCTTCCTGCTATGTCGTGCAGCAGAAAATAGAAGGCATTGTCGGGGTGATGTTGGTAGCACCTGCGGAACCTATGCGTTTTGAAATTGAAGATCGTATTCATCCAGATTTGCTAACAGTGCCCAGTTTGGTATTTGCCAGCCATAATGATCCGGTAATGACGTTTTCCCGCGCAAAATACTGGGCGAAGGCTTGGGGTAGTGAACTGGTGGATGTTGGCGAAGGGGGGCATATCAACGCGGAGTCCGGTTTCGGTCCGTGGGAATATGGGCTGCAACGTCTGGCTGAATTTGCCGAAAAAATCGTACCTTGA
- a CDS encoding 5'-nucleotidase, lipoprotein e(P4) family, with protein MRNLTFKAGTLVVLLALTGCVQQAQQEAQATLSNQSVLALNWFQESGEYQALCYQAFNAARSAFDNASVAPGKKKVVVVDLDETMLDNSLYSGWQVKHDQPFDSKSWSKWIQAKQASAIPGAVQFANYVNSHGGKMVYISNRQQSEFNDTRDNMIKLGFPGVSAQTVLLNTGNSNKQERFNTVKSAGNDIVLYIGDNLNDFGAATYHKENAKRREFVRHNQIKFGTQFIVLPNPLYGDWESGMSNGYNKLTPAQKLQVRDKSIHSWSGQ; from the coding sequence ATGAGAAATTTGACCTTCAAGGCAGGGACACTGGTCGTATTGCTGGCCTTAACCGGTTGTGTACAACAAGCGCAGCAGGAAGCACAGGCCACATTATCCAATCAGAGCGTGCTGGCACTTAACTGGTTCCAGGAATCAGGCGAATATCAGGCATTATGCTATCAAGCATTTAACGCCGCACGGAGTGCTTTTGATAATGCATCCGTCGCACCAGGCAAGAAGAAGGTTGTCGTAGTTGACCTTGATGAAACCATGTTGGATAACAGTCTTTATAGCGGCTGGCAAGTCAAGCATGACCAACCTTTTGACAGTAAAAGCTGGTCAAAATGGATTCAAGCCAAACAGGCATCGGCTATTCCAGGCGCGGTGCAGTTCGCCAACTATGTTAATAGCCACGGCGGGAAGATGGTTTATATCTCAAACCGTCAACAATCAGAATTTAATGATACCCGCGATAACATGATTAAATTGGGTTTCCCCGGTGTATCAGCACAAACTGTGTTGCTAAATACCGGGAATTCGAACAAGCAGGAACGCTTTAACACCGTCAAGTCAGCCGGAAACGATATCGTGTTGTATATCGGCGATAATCTGAATGATTTTGGCGCCGCCACTTACCATAAGGAAAATGCCAAGCGACGTGAATTTGTCCGCCATAACCAGATCAAATTTGGCACACAGTTTATTGTGTTACCTAATCCCTTGTATGGCGACTGGGAAAGCGGTATGAGTAACGGCTATAACAAACTCACCCCGGCACAAAAATTACAGGTTCGGGATAAATCCATTCATTCCTGGTCAGGGCAGTAA
- a CDS encoding ABC transporter ATP-binding protein produces MTAPMLTTESLVCGYSAGQTLFAPLNLHIQAGEITAILGGNGRGKTTLMHTLLGYLSPLAGCVTRYGSIGFVPQRFAPSFAYSVLDIVLMGRASKIGWLSMPSAQDIALATAALSQLDLMDLADRPFNTLSGGQQQRVLIARALTTECQILMLDEPTAALDLQHQASVLQLLRRLAKEQGISVVFSTHDPAQAMMIAQRSLLLMNDGECLHGLNGDVLTEDNLTRLYGIPVKMLTVAFAQQHYRTLIPLFTAMES; encoded by the coding sequence GTGACTGCCCCGATGTTGACAACAGAAAGTCTGGTGTGTGGTTATTCTGCCGGGCAAACGCTGTTCGCTCCGTTGAATCTCCACATTCAGGCTGGTGAAATTACCGCCATATTGGGGGGGAATGGACGAGGGAAAACCACGCTGATGCATACGCTGCTTGGGTATTTATCACCGTTAGCGGGCTGCGTAACACGTTATGGCAGTATCGGGTTTGTGCCACAGCGGTTTGCGCCATCTTTTGCCTACAGTGTGCTGGATATTGTACTGATGGGACGGGCAAGTAAGATTGGCTGGTTATCCATGCCTTCAGCGCAGGATATCGCACTGGCCACTGCGGCGTTATCCCAACTGGATCTGATGGATTTGGCGGATCGACCATTCAATACGCTATCCGGCGGGCAGCAACAGCGGGTATTGATTGCCCGGGCACTGACCACGGAGTGCCAGATCCTGATGTTGGATGAACCTACGGCGGCACTGGATTTACAGCATCAGGCCAGTGTGCTGCAACTGCTGCGACGGCTGGCAAAGGAGCAGGGGATTAGCGTGGTGTTTTCCACCCACGATCCTGCGCAGGCGATGATGATCGCGCAGCGCTCACTATTGCTGATGAATGACGGTGAATGTCTGCATGGGCTAAATGGTGACGTTCTGACGGAAGACAATCTGACCCGGCTGTATGGCATCCCGGTTAAAATGCTGACCGTTGCGTTCGCTCAACAGCATTATCGTACCTTGATCCCCCTGTTTACGGCAATGGAGTCCTAA
- a CDS encoding SDR family oxidoreductase yields MDKITLITGGSRGIGRATALYLADKGHKICIGYHTRKDSAQEVISAICHKGGKAIAVQTDIADEEQVLELFRQTDKDLGCLSGLVNNAGILKPQATIEQVNADRLNAIFATNVVGSFLCAREAVKRMSFRHGGQGGAIVNVSSAASRLGSPHEYVDYAASKGAIDTLTIGLSQEVAGQGIRVNAIRPGFIYTEMHADGGEATRVDRIKDNLPMKRGGQPVEVAQAIAWLLSDEASYVTGSFIDLAGGK; encoded by the coding sequence ATGGATAAAATTACCCTGATTACCGGGGGATCTCGTGGTATCGGTCGCGCAACAGCACTCTATCTCGCTGACAAAGGGCATAAAATCTGTATTGGTTACCATACTCGTAAAGACAGCGCTCAAGAGGTTATTTCGGCTATTTGTCATAAAGGTGGTAAAGCTATCGCTGTTCAGACTGACATCGCAGATGAAGAACAGGTGCTGGAACTGTTCCGACAAACCGACAAAGATCTGGGGTGCCTGTCTGGTTTGGTGAACAATGCCGGGATCCTTAAACCACAGGCAACCATTGAGCAGGTGAATGCTGATCGTCTGAACGCGATATTTGCCACCAATGTAGTGGGGAGTTTTCTCTGTGCACGTGAAGCTGTCAAACGTATGTCCTTCAGACATGGCGGGCAGGGCGGTGCCATTGTCAATGTATCATCTGCTGCATCCCGGCTGGGTTCGCCACATGAATATGTTGATTATGCTGCTTCGAAAGGGGCAATTGATACTCTGACGATCGGCTTGTCGCAGGAAGTTGCCGGGCAAGGAATACGGGTTAATGCCATTCGTCCTGGATTTATTTATACCGAAATGCATGCTGATGGTGGAGAAGCCACCCGCGTCGATAGGATAAAAGATAATCTGCCGATGAAACGCGGCGGTCAGCCTGTCGAGGTCGCACAAGCGATAGCCTGGTTGCTGTCTGATGAGGCTTCTTATGTCACCGGGAGTTTTATCGATCTGGCTGGTGGGAAATAG
- the fadL gene encoding long-chain fatty acid transporter FadL: MNNQKSSLKKWSLAAAVTMISTNASAAGFQLNEYSSSGLGRAFSGESAVADNATSGSRNPATMTLFDRPAISGGVTYINPDINLSGSSSSGQDAGAKNIAPHAWVPNLHFIMPLNEQWAVGASAVTYYGLSTEFSDNYSAGSIGGKTDLSTSNLNLSAAYRLNKHFSFGLGIDAVYADAKIVRNAGEIGPAFGLSSSAEITRLEGNDWGYGWNAGILYELDQNNRFGFTYRSKVDIDFDGKFSSAISTAGATIPGKLTLNLPEMWEVSAYHRVAPKWAVHYSLTYTGWSHFQQLKATGSNGQTLFLKDESFHDVYRIALGTTYYFDDNWTFRTGIAYDDSPVPSDKRTISIPDQDRFWLSAGTTYAFNKDTSVDVGVSYMHGQKVNITEPGVSASLPSYSFTSQGKAWLYGVNVNYKF, translated from the coding sequence ATGAACAACCAGAAAAGCTCGCTAAAAAAATGGTCACTTGCTGCCGCTGTGACCATGATATCCACTAATGCTTCCGCTGCCGGTTTTCAACTCAATGAATATTCATCATCAGGTCTCGGACGTGCTTTCTCTGGCGAAAGTGCCGTAGCTGATAACGCAACGTCCGGTAGCCGTAACCCTGCGACTATGACGTTGTTTGATCGTCCAGCAATCTCTGGTGGCGTGACCTATATTAATCCTGATATCAATCTATCTGGCTCCAGTTCCAGTGGCCAGGATGCGGGGGCAAAAAACATTGCCCCACATGCCTGGGTGCCGAATCTCCATTTCATTATGCCGTTGAATGAGCAGTGGGCCGTAGGCGCTTCTGCCGTCACCTACTATGGTTTGTCGACTGAATTCAGTGACAATTACTCTGCAGGCTCAATCGGTGGCAAAACCGATTTGTCGACGTCGAACCTAAACCTCAGCGCCGCCTACCGGCTTAATAAACATTTCAGTTTTGGCCTGGGAATCGACGCCGTTTATGCCGACGCAAAAATCGTGCGTAATGCAGGTGAAATCGGACCGGCATTTGGTCTGAGTTCTTCTGCTGAAATCACCCGACTTGAAGGCAATGACTGGGGATATGGCTGGAACGCGGGCATCCTGTACGAGTTAGATCAAAACAATCGTTTCGGCTTTACGTATCGATCAAAAGTAGATATTGATTTTGATGGCAAATTCAGCAGCGCCATTTCCACTGCGGGTGCAACAATACCTGGGAAATTAACTCTTAATCTGCCGGAAATGTGGGAAGTCTCCGCTTACCACCGTGTAGCCCCAAAATGGGCGGTTCACTACAGCCTCACTTACACTGGCTGGAGTCATTTCCAACAACTGAAAGCCACGGGTAGCAATGGACAAACGCTGTTTCTTAAAGATGAAAGTTTCCATGATGTCTACCGTATTGCGCTGGGAACGACCTATTACTTTGACGATAACTGGACGTTCCGCACCGGGATTGCCTATGACGATAGTCCGGTTCCTTCCGATAAACGCACTATCTCCATCCCCGATCAAGATCGTTTCTGGTTGAGTGCCGGTACCACTTATGCGTTCAATAAAGATACGTCTGTCGACGTCGGGGTGTCTTACATGCATGGACAAAAAGTGAACATAACGGAACCGGGAGTGAGTGCGTCGTTACCTTCCTATAGTTTCACTTCCCAAGGCAAAGCCTGGCTTTATGGTGTCAACGTCAACTACAAATTCTGA
- a CDS encoding molybdate ABC transporter substrate-binding protein produces MNRALRVFAAGSLRQPFNVLLKTFTQHYGVETEPTFGPAGLLCQQLMTGGVADLFASADCGHPLRLQSQGMTGKTARFATNQLCIVMRNDPALTGQDWLSTLLDSRFTLSTSTPGSDPGGDYAHQFFDRIECLHPGKGDLLRSRAKPLLGAGLKSLLPAGTIASANLILTGQSDIHIGYANYIPQMQRYPELHIVKLAAPYAVTAEYMLATLKPEQPEAVLLARYLLSETAQCCLAEYGFGTVM; encoded by the coding sequence ATGAATCGGGCATTACGCGTCTTTGCCGCCGGCAGTCTGAGACAACCTTTCAACGTGCTGCTGAAAACATTCACACAACATTATGGTGTGGAAACCGAACCCACGTTTGGCCCTGCGGGGTTGTTGTGCCAACAACTGATGACCGGGGGTGTCGCCGATTTGTTTGCCTCCGCTGACTGTGGGCATCCGTTACGCTTGCAGTCGCAGGGAATGACCGGGAAAACGGCTCGTTTTGCGACCAATCAACTGTGCATAGTGATGCGCAATGATCCCGCATTGACTGGACAAGACTGGTTGTCAACATTGCTCGATTCGCGCTTCACACTATCAACCTCTACACCGGGTAGTGATCCTGGTGGCGACTATGCACATCAGTTTTTTGATCGGATCGAGTGTTTGCATCCCGGGAAAGGAGACCTGCTGCGCAGCAGGGCGAAACCTTTACTGGGTGCGGGACTCAAGTCATTGCTTCCGGCGGGGACGATAGCTAGCGCTAACCTGATCCTTACCGGACAGAGTGATATCCATATCGGTTATGCCAACTACATTCCACAGATGCAGCGTTATCCCGAACTGCACATTGTTAAACTGGCAGCACCTTATGCCGTTACGGCAGAATATATGCTGGCAACGCTCAAACCTGAGCAGCCAGAAGCGGTATTACTGGCGCGTTATCTGTTGTCTGAAACGGCACAGTGTTGTCTGGCCGAATATGGTTTCGGAACGGTGATGTAA